From the Penaeus vannamei isolate JL-2024 chromosome 37, ASM4276789v1, whole genome shotgun sequence genome, the window GTCACTCCTTTATTATGAGTGCTTTTCTGATTGTCAGTGTTGCAAatcaagaaaaattaaaaaataaatttaaaaacataataataagttGAACCATTAAGATGCCATGCTTgccttgggagagggagaggtggggagaggggtagagtaataattatatacatatcttttttaaCTGCATCTCTGTTAGTGTTAAATGTACCTCACCCTTACCAGTGTACTTCCAGTGtcattttctttggtttggcAAATGCTGTTGCCGAGGGTGTGAAAAGTGCAAATCTAAAAAATTCCTCACACTGTACCTGTTACTTACACAAAAAACAACATCAGGAAAGAGGACAGAAAAGGAGCAAAAGgagaataattaaaacaataaaacagaataCAGTACATCAATCTATATTGCAAAAatataagacatacatacatacatataataaaataaaaatcataatgaatcatcataaaagaaaggagagaaaatgaggaacagaaagagggataaagcGGCCACTAAAACAGCTCAGGATCACCAAAGAGAGGCGGCACAACCTGGACCCCAATGTTGATAAATAAAAGCTTTCTGCTGAAGAGATACGTATGCCAACCAACCAATCCAACAGAACAAGCAAATTATACATGCAACTGACCAATTAACTGTACACATGTTAATTAGGACtagattataataaataaaaacaaatgaagtgGAATTAATGATTTATCATTGTGGTTTCTCTTTGcttgtaaaaagtaaaaaaaaaaggagagagaagaaatgggaaggcaaggggatggagagagatggaaggagggagagagggaggaatgggaggggagggagaggagaggaggagggagggaggcagggaaaggagaagaagatgaagtagggagggaggagaggaggagagggagagagaaacataaagaagtATAAAATTCATTCAAGATAATGATATCCATGAACTATGAAGTCTTGACCCAAGAACTGcagtgacaaaaaaataaatgacaagtaggcaaaatgtaaagagaaaaagaaaagtaacgagaaaaaaaagtacaaagagaacacaaaaaaggAGACATATGACAAAAGAtatgggagaaaagaaaaaataatatcacatAAACCTAAGACAAAAGCCCAAGGAAACCAGTGGAGCCAGAACAAGTAAATCAGGGTCAGTTTACGTCTCCCTGGCAAAGGCACTGCAAGTTCCTCGAGCCCTGCATAGCACTGGAATGTGTCGAACCACAGTGTGATTAAGGTCTCTgcattcctctttcatttctgtaCTCTGGTCTCTTGGTATGATGAGCAACAGGATTTGAAAATTTAACTAAGTTGTTGTCACAAAATAACCTCTTGGCTTGTCTTTagctgaagaaagagaaaaaaggacatcCATTATAAACATTTCTCTGCATTGTTCATACACATACAATTCTCTAACAACTGCTCAAAGCACTGTACAATTTCAGCAAGGAGGCTTAATAATATActtgaagaaaagggaaggaaatgaataacacaaagaaagaacATAGCTTATTTGTATAAACTAGCTTTAAAAAACTCTATTACATATGGACATTAAACGGATTTATAAGAACCAGTAAAGCACactaaagaaaagatataaacttAGACCAACTCAATATGCTATTCCTCAAGTGCTGCTCATGAACAACAGCCCAAGACGAAGACTGATTTCACAagtgcaatgacaataatgaaaaagcaaACAGAGTTGACAAAAATACTCTGTAAAACATGTTGACTGAACATCTTGCATGGGAATCTGATCTAGTGGCTCCTAGATCTCATCCGCAGGCTTTCTCTCATACTACATTCCTTCACACTTCCaatgcatacattttttttttaacttccacAAAGCATTGACTTCATTTTAAAATAGACAGCATATTCGTGATTTTCTTATGTTACAAgttatgcattatatacatataaggcaaATATCTACTTTTCAAAATATATCCAACAAActgctctatctctttttttttttcttttttgtctctctttttacatatatataacagacgCAAGCACACTCGGCCACAGAGGAAAACCAAAggtttccttcctcttcacctgcACTCAGATAGCACGAGTGGGTCCTCTTTATCCGAGTCTCTGTTCCGAGCTTCAGAGGTCATTCCCCTTCCATCTGCCTGTTGTGGACCTGCTGAAGAGGGggtacaggaggaggggggaggggaaccaCTCCATTTTTGAGTCTATTGGCAGGTGGGCATGCTGTTCCAAAAGggctgagagggggaaaggggcaggagaAAGGGACTGATGGGGGTAGGATGGGAACGCAAGGATCCTCTGCCTCACAGTGCAGCACAACCCGATGACTTTGAAGGAGACTAAATGAGCGAGCGAGATGACCAGAAGGCTCTCACTCACACTTGTCCTTGACGGTGAGCATGATGAGGTTGGTCTGGTGAATCAGGTAGGTGGCACTCACGAACACTGCATTAGCTCTGCAAGAATGACATTACTGGTTGGAGTCTCGGGTCTTCCTTAGAAATGACAACAATTactaacaaaaaacacacatatacatacatacatacatacatacatacatacatacatacacacacacgtgtggaaccTTACAAGCACATGCAAATAGccactcacaatctctctctaaaaaaaaatcttaaaatcaaaACTAGTAATATTTGTCTTTAACCCCTCAGTGACGGGTACAGCTATCGCAGTCACAACATAATAGCCTATGACGTGTATACACGTCACAACTCGCAGCAGGTTGGTCAGCTGTAAACAGCTTAGCCCTAAccacaaagtctagactgttctgtaatatcataaataaatcaGGTCCCATCACCATGACATTAAAGCAGACAAGGTGTAGTAACCAACAAAAAttatatagatgaaaaaagataCATGATAACCCTCCCATAACAGACATATGATGAATACAGAAAAGCAACaatgtcaatattaataataataataataatgataataataataataataatgataataacaatggtaacaataagcaagagtaatagtaataataatagtaatcaatataataatcataacaatgatgatgatgatgataataataataataataaaaacacattaagttatagtaatagtggtaatagcatcaattaataataacaatgataatattaataataacaataacaacaatactaaaaaaATAGCTATAGccacagaaataataacagcaacagtagcagcctcctctcccctgctccttAACAACTTACTGTCCCTCCTTGAAGTACTCCTTTAAGGTGTTGCTGAACTTCTTGCTGTGTTTGACAAAATCGCGCTTGCGGTGCTCCAGCGATTGCTTCCCTTGTGTGCCGGGGATGTACTGTGAAACCTCGGAGACAGCGTCCAGGAGCTTCTTGATGGCACTGGCAATCTCCCTGttgtagggaagaggggggaaggggaatgttgGAGGTTAAGTGTTTGAGCTGCGGTACgacggtgaggatgatgataaggacattGGTAGTAGTCATGATtgtgatgctgataatggtgTTTGTGATTATGGTAAGGCAAAAGATAATGAtgtttggtattatcattatattatgataatggtgtttgcaattatcattatgcgaatgataataatgttaggtttaatttcaataataaaaacaataaatgttatccttttaaaaattatttacaataataatcgtaaaaatgatatcaatgataataataaaagcgatacTTATCAATCTtaattacatatatctacacacaaaaaaattggtaataatgatagcagtattgATACCCCTTTTTTTATAACAATTCAATTTTTATAAGAACAATGAgaagatcaataaaaaaaagacttctcatctttcctcctccgcTCAAACCCCTTGACCAAAGCTAACTATTGATCTTAAAAATAACAACTATTATATTAAAAACATGCAATtacatcagaaaagaaaaaaagaaagaaagaaagaaagaaaaaaatcactgttATCCTCTCAACACTAAATTTGAAGTTTTCCCTATGCAACTCCACTTGATAGACTGTCTAAGCTAAAAATCAACATCACATCACCAACAAGTATCTCTGATTATAAATATCCAAGTCAATTAAAATCTAAAATTAACATCAAATATTTACAATTGCCACGATTTGACCCTATACAACCTGACTTACTTGATCGTCTCCAGGAAGGTCTTTCTGTCTGTGATCTCATCTGGGATGCGGGACAGGATGCGCTTGAGGTTGGCTGACTTCTTGTTCAGCTCCTGGAAGGCGTCCTCTGTTCTGGTCACCCTGTAGTCACCCGCTGTTCccataaaaggagagaagggtatACTGTTAATGCAGTACTTTTAAATATCCCCATGTCACCTTAACCTAATCAAGAGGGCCAAAATACAGACATCAGGCTTACTTCAGTGGCCACTCTGGTGGGTGTGCGGCTTACAAATACTTGTTTGCAGTGACGagactctatgcctcccctttgaaATGATATTTCTCTTTTATAGCATTAGCATCTATTATTTAGTTTTCTTGCCATattccatattatatatttatcatttgatttgctttatacaGATGCTAATAGATTGCACAGACTCTATATCTTTTCTCTTGGTAGTCCATGACTCagtgcaataatagtaacaataaataacatttcACAATTTgtgtcatatttttcttcttcacaagattaaattttctgtaatacaacctgtgccacTGGACACAACAGGCAAGAGTAGGATCCTGAGCATGATAATAGTGTGCTTCCTAGAGCCAGCACTCTTCAAGTCATGGCTAATGGATCGAACATCCCACACTAGCTTTCCGATGGAAATAATGCGAAAGTCCCTTCCTAAATGTCCActaagtctaatcaccctccaagagctttgtgcacatGTGTCAAGTCATTCCTGCCTTCAGCCAAAATTCTCATGACGTCAAGTTCCCCTTACCCTGGCCCTCAGCCAAAGTTTCCCATGACTGCATGTTCATGTCACTTACACCTCAAGCCATTTTTTCATGGCATGATGTTCACCTCATCTGGATCATAGGGGTGAATGACAAGAAGTCTCAATGATATCCCTATAATTCTGGACATCAAACATAAATTATATTCTTactttacatttatctatttatatatatatacatatatatatatatatatatatatatatatatatatatatatatatatatatatatatatatatatatatatatatacatatatacacacacacatatatat encodes:
- the Ccm3 gene encoding programmed cell death protein 10 isoform X1, producing MTMGDHAQNAPVASLVFPVLIRPILAQVERENVTSGQTLRAALSKVEAAHPGFTYELVMGLVRKADLTVNMNESILRLQGSVNESESGDYRVTRTEDAFQELNKKSANLKRILSRIPDEITDRKTFLETIKEIASAIKKLLDAVSEVSQYIPGTQGKQSLEHRKRDFVKHSKKFSNTLKEYFKEGQANAVFVSATYLIHQTNLIMLTVKDKSKDKPRGYFVTTT
- the Ccm3 gene encoding programmed cell death protein 10 isoform X2, with the translated sequence MTMGDHAQNAPVASLVFPVLIRPILAQVERENVTSGQTLRAALSKVEAAHPGFTYELVMGLVRKADLTVNMNESILRLQGSVNESESGDYRVTRTEDAFQELNKKSANLKRILSRIPDEITDRKTFLETIKEIASAIKKLLDAVSEVSQYIPGTQGKQSLEHRKRDFVKHSKKFSNTLKEYFKEGQANAVFVSATYLIHQTNLIMLTVKDKCE